In a single window of the Jaculus jaculus isolate mJacJac1 chromosome 9, mJacJac1.mat.Y.cur, whole genome shotgun sequence genome:
- the LOC101606997 gene encoding LOW QUALITY PROTEIN: SHC-transforming protein 1-like (The sequence of the model RefSeq protein was modified relative to this genomic sequence to represent the inferred CDS: inserted 2 bases in 1 codon; deleted 1 base in 1 codon): MDLLPPKLKYNALRNESLSSLEEGASRSTPPEELPSPSVSSLGPILPSLPGDDSPTTLCSFFPQISNLKLANPTGGRLGPKGEPGKATEDGEGTAGTAMMDSGPLPLLQDMNKLSGGGGRKTWVEGGQLGYEEWTRHGSFVNKPTRGWLHPNDKVMGPGVSYLVQYMGCVEVLQSMRALDFNTRTQVTREAISLVCEAVPSAKGATRRRKPCSHPPSSILGRSNLKFAGMPLTLTVSTSSLNLMAADCKQIIANHHMQSISFVSGGDPDTAEYVAYVAKDPVNQRACHILECPEGLAQDVISTIGQAFELRFKQYLRNPPKLVAPHDRMAGFDGSAWDEEEEEPPDHQYYNDFPGKEPPLGGVVDMRLQEGATPGAARPTPPSAQPPSHLGATLPIGQPAAGDPEVRKQMLPPPPCSGRELFDDPSYVNIQNLDKARQGGAGPPNLAISGSTPRDLFNMKPFEDALRAPLPAQSLSMAEQLQGEAWFHGKLSQREAKALLQLNGDFLVRESTTTPGQYVLTGLQSGQPKPLLLVDPEGVVWTKDHHFEXVSHLISYHVDNHLPIISAGSELCLQQPVERKV, encoded by the exons ATGGATCTCCTACCCCCAAAGCTCAAGTACAACGCACTTCGGAATGAATCTCTGTCATCGCTGGAAGAGGGGGCTTCGAGATCCACCCCTCCGGAGGAGCTGCCTTCCCCATCAGTCTCGTCCCTGGGGCCCATTCTGCCTTCTCTGCCTGGGGACGACAGTCCCACCACCCTGTGCTCCTTCTTCCCCCAGATAAGCAACCTGAAGCTGGCCAATCCGACTGGGGGGCGCCTGGGCCCTAAGGGGGAGCCTGGAAAGGCCACGGAAGATGGGGAAGGGACTGCAGGGACAGCCATGATGGACTCAGGCCCCCTGCCCCTCCTCCAGGACATGAACAAGCTGAGTGGAGGCGGCGGGCGCAAGACTTGGGTAGAAGGGGGCCAGCTGGGGTACGAGGAGTGGACCCGACACGGGAGCTTTGTCAATAAGCCCACACGGGGCTGGCTGCATCCCAACGACAAAGTCATGGGACCCGGGGTTTCCTACTTGGTTCAGTACATGGGCTGTGTGGAGGTCCTGCAGTCCATGCGAGCCCTGGACTTCAACACCCGGACCCAGGTCACCAGGGAGGCCATCAGTCTGGTGTGTGAGGCTGTGCCAAGTGCTAAGGGAGCAACAAGGAGGAGAAAGCCCTGTAGCCACCCGCCCAGCTCTATCCTGGGGAGGAGTAACCTAAAATTTGCCGGAATGCCACTAACTCTCACAGTCTCCACCAGCAGCCTCAACCTCATGGCCGCAGACTGCAAACAGATCATTGCCAACCACCACATGCAATCT ATCTCATTCGTGTCTGGTGGGGATCCGGACACAGCTGAGTATGTTGCCTATGTTGCCAAAGACCCCGTGAATCAGAGAGCCTGCCACATCCTGGAGTGTCCCGAAGGGCTTGCTCAGGACGTCATCAGCACCATTGGCCAGGCCTTTGAGTTGCGTTTCAAACAATACCTCAGGAACCCACCTAAGCTGGTTGCCCCTCATGACAGGATGGCTGGTTTTGATGGCTCTGCTTgggatgaggaagaagaggagccACCTGATCATCAGTACTACAATGACTTCCCTGGGAAGGAACCCCCTCTTGGGGGGGTGGTAGACATGAGGCTTCAGGAAGGAGCTACTCCAGGGGCTGCTCGACCCACTCCACCCAGTGCCCAGCCACCCAGCCACCTGGGAGCAACCCTGCCCATAGGGCAGCCTGCTGCAGGAGACCCTGAAGTCCGTAAACAGATGCTGCCTCCACCACCCTGCTCAGGCAGAGAGCTCTTTGATGATCCCTCCTATGTCAACATCCAGAACCTAGACAAGGCCAGGCAAGGGGGAGCCGGGCCCCCCAATCTGGCCATCAGTGGCAGCACACCCCGGGACCTCTTCAACATGAAGCCCTTTGAAGATGCTCTTCGGgcacctctgcctgcccagtccCTGTCCATGGCTGAGCAGCTCCAAGGGGAGGCCTGGTTCCATGGGAAGCTGAGCCAGCGGGAGGCCAAGGCGCTTCTGCAGCTCAATGGTGACTTCCTGGTGCGCGAGAGtacaaccacacctggccaatatGTGCTTACTGGCTTGCAGAGTGGGCAGCCCAAGCCCCTGCTTCTGGTTGACCCAGAGGGCGTGGTTTGGACAAAGGATCACCACTTTGA TGTCAGTCACCTCATTAGCTACCACGTGGACAATCACCTGCCCATCATCTCTGCGGGCAGCGAACTGTGCCTACAGCAACCTGTGGAGCGGAAAGTGTGA